One Armatimonadota bacterium genomic window, CATCTCACCCCGGATGAGGCCGGAGGCCATCGGTGCCCAAAGCCGCAGCTTCAAAGCGTCGCCTAACGTGAGCCGCCCAAACGGCCTACACCGCGGCTCCCACAGGCTGTTGGGCGACCCTCGCATTGATCATGAACTCCGCGAGCACGGTCAGCGCCTGGTCCGCGCGGGCCTCTTCGTCCAGGGTCTCCTGCAAGAGCCTCGCCTGGTCATCGTGTCCAACCAGCCGCGCGAAGGTTCGACAGGTTCCATAGCCGGCGATTTCGTAGTGCTCGACCTTTTGAGCGGCGGCGATCAGCGCGACGTCGAGAAGCTCCGGATTCTCGATGTCTGCAAGGAGCTCTTCGGTTTCCAGGATCAGCCCCTTCATGGCGGCACAGGGATGCCCGTTCGGGCTCTCACCCAGCATCTTGAAGATCCCTTCCAGTCGGCTGACGTGCACTTCCGTTTGCTTCAGATGCTCTTGTAACGCGGTCTTGAGCTCTGGGCATTTCGCTGCGGATGCGACCTTTGGAAGGGCCTTGACGAGCTGTGTTTCAGCACTATAAAGATCTCGCAGGCTCATGGTGTAGAGCTCATGCATGGTGGCGACTTTTGACATTTTGAATGCTCCTTGAAAACCGGAATTGCGGGTCCGGGTGCAGGTCAACTTCGAGGCACCGACGCGCCCGATTGGCCCGTGCCGTTCGTTCTCGCTTACGAGTGTCCCATCCAGGTGATGCACGGACAAGTCATGGCTTTGTCGTCCGTCGCTTTATGTCATCGATTGTCCATACGAAACCGCCTCATCCAAGCAGCCTCGGGTGACGGGCAGGCTCCCGTCGGGCGGGTCAGCAGGAGGGATGTAGAGTCCAGCAGCCAGGCCCCGCCCACCGCTGTCCCGCCGGTCCCCTGTCCAAGACTCCATGTCCATCGTTCCATAGACATCATCTCAAAGACTTGTGCCGCACCCCTGATAGGGGCACAATGCCTTTGTACAAACATGACACGTGTACCGGGCCTTGCGGGAGAGGAGAGGATACTCTTGAAGCTGAATCTGCCCCGATTCCATACCGATGGCGATGCAGGCTGAGTTCATTGACCTTCATGGGCGCCCGATCCAGGCGATTGGGCGCCACCTTCTTGATTCTTTCGATATTTGACCTTGAGCTCTGCGGCTGTGCTCTGTCGGCACGGACTGCAGCACTAACCCAATAAGGGGACCAGAATGGCATATTCAATCGATCAAAGTACTCTTTCATCGCTTCAAGGAGACGAAGCTCCGAAGTCCTTCAAGCTCACGACACGCGAGCTCGAGGTGCTGGCTGAGATCGCCAAGGGGTCCAGCAGCAAGGAGGCAGGCGACGCCCTGTTCCTATCGAAGCGCACGATCGACTTCCATCTGTCGAGCATCTTCCTGAAGCTCCACGCTTCCAATAGGGTTCACGCCCTAAGGGTGGCCCAGGACATGGGGCTCATGTTTGAAGCCCCAACAGCCGATGGCCACCACAAGCGCCCAATCACTTTGGCCTGAGCGAGCCCGAACTCTCTGGTCCAGTGGTTCTACCTCGATGCGGTCCTTTGCAGCGACGCGCTAAGAGTCCTGCCTGAATGGCTTGGCTCTGTGCGCGTCGCTGTTGCCGGAAGACGTCCTTGTTGGTTTGCGATCACCTGCGGCAGGATTCCCTACTCGCCCACGTAGTTCATGATCCCGATACAGCCCATGATTTCGTGGCTCTCATCTCGCAATGGGAGGGCCTTTAGGATCATCTTGCTAAACTCGCCCTCAAGGCGAACGGTCGATTCCTTCCCCTTCAATGCACTCAAGTGCATGGCGATCGGAGGGTGGTTGGGGTCTTCGCTCTTAAAGATCTCATAAACCGTCTTGCCAACCTCCCACAGCACGCCGAAATGCTCTTTGGGCATGACTCCGTTGGCGATCATGGAGATCCGCAGCTTCAGATCGGTCGCCCAAACGGTCGACTGGATCTGCTCCATCGCAAGCTCCAAGAGGCCCAGCGAAGCGCGCAGCTCCAAGAGGTCGTGCTCGCGTTTCGCGATGTGTTCAGCCAGGCCTTCTCGATCCACGTTTGCCGCTCGCAGCGCCAGCTCGGCGCGATCACTGATGACCTTGGCGACGGAGTCGGTCCGGCCCACGCCCCCGGCCTTGAGCCGGATGCGCAGCCAGTAGGTGTTGACAGTGCCTATACTAACGCCCAACGTGTGGGCAATCCCCTCGTTGGTGTATCCCTTAGTTGCCAGTTCAACGATTTCGGATTCTCTCGGTGAGAGTTGGATGTTGCTCATCAGGAATCGAGCCCCTTCCTCTGTTTGTTTATCCTAATTGTTGGCGCAAGCGCAACTGGCCGAAAAATCAGTCTGACCGCTCTCAGAGGTACCTTCTGTACCTAGGGTTGTGCCGTCAATGCTCTTGTGTCACGTTGAGACGCTTTAAGACTGCGGAAACCATCGCGTGCCGGATGATCCCATCCGCGAGGTCGTCGCTATCCGAACTATACTCGCCCGCATCAACGCGCTCCTTAAGTCCGTTCAAGACGGCATCAGGGTTCGGTGTGTTCAGCAGGATGAGTAGGTCCTCAACCAGCTTTTGGTCCATTGTCCCGTCCTTATTGGCTGCAATGGAGTGCTCCATATAGATCACCATGCCCCATGATGCGGCTCCCATACAAGTCGGTTCTTTGGCTGTCCGCTATTCCATGGACAGTAAATGTCTGGTGCAGCCCAAGTCGCGCTGACCCCAAGTCCCTGCTTTGGGCGCGATCAAGTGACGCGCGTCGCGCGAATCCGGCTATGGAGCAACGGCCGATCCCGGGCGATGCGCAACGCCGTCACCGGGAGCCCTGGGGCAGCCCGCGTGTGTCCGAGGAGCACCGCAAGTTGACATCTTCTCCTCCAAAGCACTTAGGGGCGTGAACCTCTTTACAGCCTCTGCTGCGTGTTCAACATCCATTCCCAATGTACTCATTTTCCAGAAGTGAAGGGAGATTTGGAGGATTTCGAGGACGAGGTAGGCGCCCATTCACCCTTAGCCCGGGTACCGGGTGCGGTATGCCGGCTGCAAGTGGGTGCCACCCCGCTTGAGCGGGGTGTATAGGGCGCCTACTTCTTCGGAAAGAACATGAATTGCCCCTCTCCCAGGGTCTTCCAGACCGGGATCTGGCGCATTTTCATGAGTTCTGCGACGTCGCGGCGGATGTTCGGCAGAAGGTCGCTCACCAGATAGGGCCTTCCGCCTGCCGCTTCCTTCTTGCAGTGCTTCAGCATCGTCTGCGTCAACGCCCCGCCGCCGATCTTGGGCACCTCGTAGGAGCTTTCGAAGCTCATGCTGGAGAGCAGAATCACCGTCCCAGGCGCAGCCAGAAACTTCTTGAGCGCCTCTTCCGGCCAGGTGGAGACCTTGATGATCCCGCCTCCGGCATGGCAGCAGTCGAAGACGATCAGCTTGTGCTTCGGCGGCGACTTCTGTACGGCCTCGATCAGCCCCTCAAGCGGCACCTTTTCGATGGTGACCTGCGGCTCGCCCGAGACCCCGTCCCTATCCACCGAGGGATAAATGAACGAAGCCTCGCTGCCGGACGGAAAAAGACCCTCCGAGGAGCCTGTCGTCAGCACGCCATGCCCGCCTACATAAAACACGAGACACGTCTCGGCGGGTAGCGAATAGAGCCCCGCGATCGCCTTGAAAAGCGACGACTTCGAGACGTCCTTTCCGAGGAGCATCTGGATGTCGCCTGCGGGATAGCCGCTTGAGAGCAGGAACTCCCGTATCGCCTTGGCATCGCTCTCTGCGA contains:
- a CDS encoding ferritin-like domain-containing protein, with product MSKVATMHELYTMSLRDLYSAETQLVKALPKVASAAKCPELKTALQEHLKQTEVHVSRLEGIFKMLGESPNGHPCAAMKGLILETEELLADIENPELLDVALIAAAQKVEHYEIAGYGTCRTFARLVGHDDQARLLQETLDEEARADQALTVLAEFMINARVAQQPVGAAV
- a CDS encoding response regulator transcription factor — translated: MAYSIDQSTLSSLQGDEAPKSFKLTTRELEVLAEIAKGSSSKEAGDALFLSKRTIDFHLSSIFLKLHASNRVHALRVAQDMGLMFEAPTADGHHKRPITLA
- a CDS encoding response regulator transcription factor, with the protein product MSNIQLSPRESEIVELATKGYTNEGIAHTLGVSIGTVNTYWLRIRLKAGGVGRTDSVAKVISDRAELALRAANVDREGLAEHIAKREHDLLELRASLGLLELAMEQIQSTVWATDLKLRISMIANGVMPKEHFGVLWEVGKTVYEIFKSEDPNHPPIAMHLSALKGKESTVRLEGEFSKMILKALPLRDESHEIMGCIGIMNYVGE
- a CDS encoding caspase family protein — protein: MLVAAVLALNLLAQDVGQARGVEVSQEIAAAGYKRAHAVLIGVDNYTKGSGASLEVITANRDEPPSLNNLNFAESDAKAIREFLLSSGYPAGDIQMLLGKDVSKSSLFKAIAGLYSLPAETCLVFYVGGHGVLTTGSSEGLFPSGSEASFIYPSVDRDGVSGEPQVTIEKVPLEGLIEAVQKSPPKHKLIVFDCCHAGGGIIKVSTWPEEALKKFLAAPGTVILLSSMSFESSYEVPKIGGGALTQTMLKHCKKEAAGGRPYLVSDLLPNIRRDVAELMKMRQIPVWKTLGEGQFMFFPKK